From the genome of Halomonas sp. MCCC 1A13316, one region includes:
- a CDS encoding LexA family protein codes for MTVTVIPHQIQASFSAPCLLSRIRAGFPSPAEDYVDRKLDLNEYLIKHPAATFYCWTEGESMQGVGIYDGDLLIVDRAEQPRNGDVVLASLDGQLTCKLLDIPRQRLLAAHQDYPPIPISADASFEIEGVVVSSVRLFRAGPR; via the coding sequence ATGACCGTGACCGTGATTCCTCATCAGATTCAAGCCTCCTTCTCGGCACCCTGTCTGCTGTCTCGCATCCGTGCGGGCTTTCCGAGCCCCGCAGAAGATTACGTAGACCGCAAGCTCGATCTCAACGAGTACCTCATCAAGCATCCTGCGGCGACCTTTTACTGCTGGACCGAAGGGGAGTCGATGCAGGGCGTTGGAATCTACGACGGCGATCTCTTGATCGTAGACCGTGCTGAGCAGCCCCGAAACGGCGATGTGGTGCTTGCCAGCCTGGACGGTCAGCTGACCTGCAAGCTGCTGGATATCCCGCGTCAGCGTCTCCTAGCAGCTCACCAGGACTATCCTCCTATCCCGATCAGCGCTGACGCCAGCTTCGAGATCGAGGGGGTGGTAGTGAGTTCCGTTAGGTTGTTCCGTGCTGGCCCTCGTTGA
- a CDS encoding Y-family DNA polymerase, whose protein sequence is MLALVDCNSFYASCEQIFRPDLRGKPVVVLSNNDGFVVARSREAKALGIPDLEPFFKIEHLLRRHGVAIFSSNYPLYGDVSDRVMQTLKNFSPRIEVYSIDEMFLDLAGMPGDMQALGAEMKSKRPAITLCE, encoded by the coding sequence GTGCTGGCCCTCGTTGATTGCAATTCCTTCTACGCCTCCTGCGAGCAGATCTTTCGACCGGATCTGCGCGGGAAGCCGGTGGTGGTGCTCTCGAACAATGACGGCTTCGTCGTGGCGCGCTCACGCGAAGCCAAGGCGCTCGGTATCCCGGACTTGGAGCCGTTCTTCAAGATTGAACACCTTTTGCGGCGGCATGGCGTAGCGATTTTCTCTTCCAACTACCCGCTTTATGGCGACGTTTCAGATCGCGTAATGCAAACGCTAAAAAATTTTAGTCCTCGAATCGAGGTATACAGCATTGATGAAATGTTTTTGGATCTGGCGGGTATGCCTGGCGACATGCAAGCGCTGGGAGCGGAGATGAAAAGTAAGCGCCCGGCCATCACCCTTTGCGAGTGA
- the tnpB gene encoding IS66 family insertion sequence element accessory protein TnpB (TnpB, as the term is used for proteins encoded by IS66 family insertion elements, is considered an accessory protein, since TnpC, encoded by a neighboring gene, is a DDE family transposase.): MIRIDEIWLATEPLDMRAGPDTALARVVKVFGTARPHCAYLFANRRGNRMKVLIHDGLGVWLCARRLNQGKFHWAGNWHGDRVELSPEQVTALVQGLPWQRIGPAGAISVL; this comes from the coding sequence GTGATCCGTATCGACGAGATCTGGTTGGCCACCGAGCCGTTGGACATGCGCGCCGGTCCCGATACCGCCCTGGCTCGGGTGGTCAAGGTATTCGGTACCGCCCGGCCGCACTGCGCCTATCTGTTCGCCAACCGGCGCGGCAACCGCATGAAAGTGCTGATCCACGATGGCCTGGGGGTCTGGCTCTGTGCGCGCCGGCTCAATCAAGGCAAGTTCCATTGGGCCGGCAACTGGCACGGCGACCGGGTGGAACTGTCGCCGGAGCAAGTGACGGCACTGGTCCAGGGCCTGCCCTGGCAGCGCATCGGCCCGGCGGGGGCCATTTCGGTGCTGTAA
- a CDS encoding DUF6957 family protein: protein MKQSKTITALTAWESTAESHHDTACIVEGWELVTIELDDHVSKHLLGTIVSDYKHRWKAGDYVFTSPIQELCLDTGLVKTLNTVYCLSGDGEEVFPTLEEAYSMRITGQPLRMIRDIESLGIKFVGGINDD, encoded by the coding sequence ATGAAACAATCAAAAACTATTACTGCCCTCACCGCATGGGAGTCTACAGCCGAAAGCCACCATGATACAGCTTGTATTGTCGAGGGCTGGGAACTTGTCACAATCGAGCTAGATGATCACGTAAGCAAACATCTACTAGGTACCATTGTAAGCGACTACAAGCATCGCTGGAAAGCTGGAGACTACGTGTTTACTAGCCCGATACAAGAATTATGCTTGGATACGGGGCTCGTCAAAACATTAAACACAGTCTATTGCCTGTCTGGAGATGGCGAAGAAGTTTTCCCTACGCTAGAAGAAGCATACTCTATGAGAATTACGGGCCAACCGCTGAGGATGATTCGTGATATTGAGTCATTAGGCATAAAGTTTGTTGGTGGAATAAACGATGATTGA
- the tnpC gene encoding IS66 family transposase, producing the protein MNMPPDLSQLSPDQLRHLAATLMAQVEEKDRALAQSQETLRHTEQVNQKLTYELALLKRHAFGKRSEQLNVLQISLLDEVVDADIAAIEAELEELATPATVPATKQKPKRQPVPDDLPRVEIRHEPDSEHCTCGCQRRRIGEEISEKLDYTPGVFTVERHIRGKWVCDACETLTQAPMPAHVIDKGLPTSGLLAQVMIAKYADHQPLYRQSQIFARAGVEIPRSTLAEWIGICGVRLQPLIDALRETLLTEPILHADETPVPMLAPGKKKTHRAYIWAYATTPYAGLKAVIYDFAPGRSGQHARDFLGEWKGKLVCDDYGGYKQSFTNGVTEIGCMAHARRKFVDLHVAGKSQIAEQAIELIGQLYQIEREAQPLSAEERQQLRDTRARPIADTLHRWMLAHREKVPNGSATAKALDYSLKRWAALTRYLDDGGLPIDNNRVENLIRPWALGRSNWLFAGSLRSGQRAANIMSLIQSAKLNGHEPHAYLKDVLARLPTQKASQIHELLPQHWKPVD; encoded by the coding sequence ATGAACATGCCGCCCGACCTGTCTCAACTCTCTCCCGATCAGCTCCGCCACCTGGCGGCAACGCTGATGGCGCAGGTCGAGGAAAAGGATCGGGCGCTGGCACAGAGCCAAGAAACGCTACGCCACACCGAGCAGGTCAACCAGAAGCTGACCTATGAACTGGCGCTGCTCAAGCGCCACGCTTTCGGCAAGCGCAGCGAACAGCTCAACGTCTTGCAGATCAGCCTGCTGGACGAGGTGGTGGATGCCGACATTGCTGCCATCGAGGCCGAGTTGGAAGAACTCGCTACCCCGGCGACGGTGCCCGCCACCAAGCAAAAGCCCAAACGCCAGCCCGTGCCCGATGACCTGCCGCGTGTCGAGATCCGACACGAGCCCGACAGCGAGCACTGCACGTGCGGCTGCCAGCGGCGGCGCATTGGCGAGGAGATCAGCGAGAAGCTCGACTACACGCCAGGCGTGTTTACCGTCGAGCGGCATATCCGCGGCAAGTGGGTCTGCGACGCGTGCGAAACGCTGACCCAGGCACCGATGCCGGCCCACGTGATCGACAAGGGCCTCCCCACCTCGGGGTTGCTGGCCCAGGTGATGATCGCCAAGTATGCCGACCATCAGCCGCTCTACCGCCAGTCACAGATCTTTGCCCGCGCTGGGGTGGAGATCCCACGCTCCACCCTGGCGGAATGGATCGGCATCTGTGGCGTGCGACTGCAGCCGCTGATCGATGCCCTGCGCGAAACCCTGCTCACCGAACCGATACTGCATGCCGATGAAACGCCGGTGCCGATGCTGGCTCCGGGCAAGAAAAAGACGCACAGGGCCTACATCTGGGCCTATGCCACCACGCCCTACGCCGGATTGAAGGCGGTAATCTACGACTTCGCGCCCGGCCGCAGCGGCCAACATGCCCGGGACTTCCTCGGCGAGTGGAAGGGCAAGCTAGTCTGCGACGATTACGGCGGTTACAAGCAGAGCTTTACCAACGGCGTGACTGAGATCGGCTGCATGGCCCACGCCCGGCGCAAGTTCGTCGACCTGCACGTGGCCGGCAAGAGCCAGATTGCCGAGCAGGCCATTGAGCTGATCGGCCAGCTCTACCAGATAGAGCGTGAGGCTCAGCCGCTGAGCGCGGAAGAACGCCAACAGCTACGTGACACCCGAGCGAGGCCTATCGCTGACACGCTGCACCGATGGATGCTGGCTCACCGCGAGAAGGTACCCAACGGCTCAGCAACGGCGAAAGCGTTGGACTACAGCCTGAAACGCTGGGCGGCGCTGACACGCTACCTGGACGACGGCGGGTTGCCGATCGACAACAACCGAGTCGAGAACCTAATTCGCCCCTGGGCACTCGGGCGTAGCAACTGGCTATTTGCCGGCTCACTGCGCAGCGGCCAGCGCGCCGCCAACATTATGAGCCTGATCCAGTCTGCCAAGCTGAACGGTCATGAACCGCATGCCTACCTGAAAGACGTGCTGGCTCGGCTGCCGACGCAGAAGGCCAGCCAGATCCACGAACTCCTACCTCAGCACTGGAAACCGGTCGACTGA
- a CDS encoding DUF4011 domain-containing protein yields MTSRDDTIERTMTRMEELRPKILDTTLRNSLLNTQFREKTHSHIRVVDELPSVLLEKLSTGERMLLDPLPALEEEPKDEQTDSFRQAVAEFENTDGAYHEALAKIEEMALPEAEKEGRVEEAHRDLKDRVRTHLGLPPRHTDHRTVKLDEHARIHGINPDYDMPRPEDTHEDGRHVDHRIQTLMLSERLERRCTNIRSRGRAYEQETGVQVLQCAIGFLEWQDSTSDRIALSPLTLLPVNLSQKKTSQGLEFWVEASDSLMGNAVLKHKLLNEYGIELPQPDTEALDIEYHLAEIEALKPKSFRVWRIRRFVAIGVWQAMSLAMYEDLNPESWRLPDDALISRFLGGRELSSGDMGQFADEHEVDDPEIESQVPLLIADADSSQFSAMVDVMRGEDIALEGPPGTGKSQTIVNTIAASLASGKKVLFVAEKLAALDVVRSRLEAMGLGEFLMNLQASQNTRQQVRDSVVQRLDLRASHTRDPHGLDEKIQEFIEVRNALADYIRLIGLEFRKTGLTYHQILGQAIVAQATLENLSTELRRLSLPNVADLSGHQLDQLYRDCQDYADMVSRMGNRVSDWSFIDCGPLDRFRRDNLLDMADEARQTLEAFLQAHQSFSSLGMPILEVSTASQLQADLREQGPLLDQVDLDLVERLLPATARQTLSDFRQCLVDIEALLPRLELLSDPYSPNAVPQLDRLLTGLDRLGLTYLDDTLLGDQVAAYRRQENHYDTMSEGLERLIRFQPQLAHLPLRLILTILTVLRDTPSHILEQRGQHVISETEIHALPAIEAQIAIIETEREALDVTFDMSVATEIQSLSGHLTQLRTKGAFSFLSGALRQTRKALKGMLREPASYSDSKMLEALPPLIDHLQRVKAFVEDSQYSQFTWFRGVKTDTATFRKRIDYQQRARTLAREEGQSVISLVLLDEHPEILIGMRALAEQLDALWLSDDILDGTYQDLEQLRQETRQAREQVETQVTELREASTYLAPIDKPISRQVLDDTRNNLIAWQEARDWAAHHDAGSLLEAHFDGPDTTSSVAARELSLVDWLIGYPDTLHLPLLTAWRQAPEALRETLETYLARHATHKEHVAALVDETRVAVDQWGFDPAGYAGVDPLRRMAQDAEGLDHYALRNTQRVRLERWRVTPLVLALDHQEITAEDFLDTVRAVVAMTLARAIYDIHGQHLSRYRGQKLDDLRARLADLDREIIRLNRDRLRHQLLANAHPPQGNGSVGKRIKVSELTDLALLKNEAKKQKGFISVRDLTARAGTALREIKPCWMMSPLTVAKYLPKAEGLFDLVIIDEGSQMRPENALGALLRARHSMTAGDTKQLPPSNFFRNVGQGDDDEDEDTVQEESILDLANLTLNCRRQLRWHYRSRHENLIAFCNRQMYQDDLVVFPTARADDPRLGVKLVPIDNATYHKSCNSKEAKVMVDHILRHMSEQPERSLGVVTLNKAQQTLLEDEYHAMLQTSTVAQNFEKYWDEARHGLEGFFIKNLENVQGDERDVIFIGTVFGPDPDSGKVYNRFGPLIGMAGKRRLNVLFTRAKEQIVTFTSMEPNDIRADPETSPGAHMLKQWLEYAATGQLDRGIENGAEPDSDFERHVISVIQAMGFEAVPQVGVQGFFIDIGIRHPDYPYGFLLGVECDGASYHSSRSARDRDRLRQEILESKGWHLHRIWSTDWFTDAIGEKEKLQTAIEARLDEAVRQMPTSEDFTPEQGDDDNSSVIQFGQTEESETQRRLFT; encoded by the coding sequence ATGACCAGCAGGGATGACACCATCGAACGCACCATGACTCGGATGGAGGAGCTGCGTCCAAAGATCCTCGACACCACGCTGCGCAACAGCCTGCTCAACACCCAGTTCCGTGAGAAGACCCATAGCCACATTAGGGTTGTCGACGAGCTGCCCTCTGTGTTGCTTGAGAAACTGTCCACTGGTGAGAGAATGCTCCTTGATCCCCTTCCGGCGTTAGAGGAGGAACCCAAGGACGAGCAAACTGATTCATTTCGCCAGGCCGTGGCCGAGTTCGAGAATACCGACGGCGCCTATCACGAGGCGCTGGCCAAGATCGAAGAGATGGCGTTGCCGGAGGCCGAGAAGGAAGGCCGCGTCGAAGAAGCACACCGAGACCTCAAAGACCGCGTCCGTACCCATCTCGGGTTGCCACCGCGCCATACCGATCATCGTACCGTCAAGCTAGATGAACACGCGCGCATTCATGGTATCAATCCCGACTATGACATGCCGCGCCCCGAGGACACCCATGAGGATGGCCGTCATGTGGATCATCGTATCCAGACCTTGATGCTGTCCGAGCGTTTGGAACGACGCTGCACCAATATACGCAGTCGCGGGCGAGCCTATGAGCAAGAGACCGGGGTGCAGGTGCTGCAATGCGCGATAGGCTTCTTAGAGTGGCAAGATAGCACCAGCGACCGGATCGCCCTCTCCCCGCTGACTCTGTTGCCGGTCAACCTATCACAGAAAAAAACCTCCCAAGGCCTGGAATTCTGGGTCGAGGCCAGCGACTCGCTGATGGGCAATGCAGTTCTAAAGCATAAGCTGCTCAACGAGTACGGTATCGAGCTGCCCCAACCGGACACCGAGGCGCTGGATATCGAGTACCACCTGGCAGAGATTGAGGCCCTTAAGCCCAAGTCGTTTCGAGTCTGGCGTATCCGTCGCTTCGTCGCCATTGGTGTATGGCAGGCGATGAGTCTTGCCATGTACGAGGACCTCAATCCTGAGAGTTGGCGCTTGCCGGACGATGCTCTAATCAGCCGTTTTCTAGGTGGACGAGAGCTAAGCAGCGGTGATATGGGGCAGTTTGCTGACGAGCACGAGGTCGACGACCCTGAGATCGAATCCCAAGTGCCATTGCTCATCGCCGATGCCGACTCCAGTCAGTTCAGCGCCATGGTCGATGTCATGCGTGGAGAAGACATCGCCCTGGAGGGACCGCCTGGAACGGGAAAGTCTCAAACAATCGTTAATACGATTGCCGCCTCGCTAGCCTCCGGCAAGAAGGTACTGTTCGTGGCCGAAAAGTTAGCGGCCCTCGATGTGGTGCGTTCACGCTTGGAGGCCATGGGGCTTGGCGAATTTCTGATGAACCTACAGGCCAGTCAGAACACGCGTCAGCAGGTCCGCGACTCGGTGGTTCAACGGCTCGACCTGCGCGCTTCTCATACGCGTGATCCTCACGGTCTCGATGAAAAAATCCAGGAATTCATCGAGGTCCGTAACGCTCTGGCGGACTATATTCGCTTGATCGGCTTGGAGTTTCGCAAAACCGGTTTGACGTATCATCAAATCCTCGGCCAGGCAATTGTAGCCCAGGCCACGCTGGAGAACCTTTCGACTGAGCTACGGCGATTGTCGCTACCAAATGTCGCCGACCTCAGCGGCCATCAACTCGATCAGCTGTACCGCGACTGCCAAGACTATGCCGACATGGTCAGTCGCATGGGCAACCGAGTCAGCGATTGGTCCTTCATTGATTGTGGCCCGCTAGACCGATTCCGCCGCGACAATCTGCTTGACATGGCCGATGAGGCACGCCAAACGCTGGAGGCATTCCTTCAGGCCCACCAATCCTTTTCCTCGCTCGGCATGCCGATCTTAGAGGTGAGCACGGCTAGCCAGCTACAGGCCGATCTTCGAGAACAGGGCCCTCTACTCGATCAGGTAGATCTCGACCTCGTCGAGCGTCTTCTGCCTGCCACGGCCAGACAGACCCTGTCGGACTTTCGACAGTGCCTCGTCGACATCGAAGCGCTACTCCCTCGGCTTGAGCTGCTGTCCGATCCGTACAGTCCTAACGCCGTCCCTCAGCTCGACCGCCTACTCACCGGCCTGGATCGCTTGGGGTTGACCTATCTCGACGATACCCTGCTGGGTGATCAGGTAGCGGCGTACCGCCGCCAGGAAAACCATTACGATACGATGAGTGAAGGGCTGGAGCGCCTGATTCGCTTTCAACCCCAACTCGCCCATCTACCCTTGCGCCTGATACTGACCATACTAACTGTGTTACGTGACACCCCGTCACACATTCTCGAGCAGCGTGGCCAGCATGTGATCTCTGAGACTGAAATCCATGCCCTACCGGCCATAGAGGCGCAGATAGCCATCATCGAGACCGAACGGGAAGCGCTGGACGTAACCTTCGATATGAGTGTTGCCACAGAGATTCAGTCATTGTCCGGGCACCTCACTCAACTACGAACCAAAGGCGCTTTTTCCTTCCTGTCTGGTGCCTTACGGCAGACCCGCAAAGCTCTTAAGGGAATGCTCCGTGAACCGGCCAGCTATAGTGACTCGAAGATGCTGGAAGCCTTGCCACCTCTCATCGACCATCTCCAGCGCGTCAAAGCGTTTGTTGAAGATTCGCAATATAGCCAGTTTACTTGGTTCCGGGGTGTGAAGACTGATACCGCGACCTTCCGAAAGCGTATCGATTACCAACAGCGTGCTCGGACGCTTGCCCGAGAGGAAGGCCAGTCTGTCATCAGCCTCGTGTTGCTCGATGAGCATCCCGAGATTCTGATTGGCATGCGCGCTCTGGCCGAGCAGCTAGATGCCTTATGGCTTTCCGACGACATTCTGGACGGCACTTATCAAGACCTGGAGCAGCTGCGACAGGAAACCAGGCAGGCGCGGGAACAGGTCGAGACGCAGGTGACGGAACTACGCGAAGCGTCTACCTACTTGGCTCCTATCGACAAACCGATCTCACGACAGGTGTTAGACGATACTCGAAACAACCTGATAGCCTGGCAGGAAGCGCGAGACTGGGCAGCCCACCATGACGCCGGCTCTCTGTTGGAAGCGCACTTCGACGGTCCCGATACGACTTCGTCGGTTGCCGCTCGCGAGTTGTCCCTTGTGGATTGGCTCATTGGATATCCCGACACCCTGCACCTCCCGTTGTTGACAGCATGGCGGCAGGCCCCCGAGGCTCTCAGAGAGACCCTGGAGACCTATCTCGCCCGGCATGCGACTCACAAGGAGCATGTGGCGGCCTTAGTCGACGAGACCCGAGTGGCCGTCGACCAGTGGGGGTTCGACCCTGCTGGCTATGCCGGCGTCGACCCCTTGCGCCGGATGGCCCAGGATGCCGAGGGATTGGATCACTATGCTTTGCGCAACACCCAGCGCGTCCGACTCGAGAGATGGCGGGTGACACCGCTGGTACTGGCGCTGGACCACCAGGAGATCACCGCCGAGGACTTCTTGGATACGGTCAGGGCCGTGGTTGCGATGACCTTGGCAAGAGCCATCTACGACATCCATGGTCAACACCTCTCTCGATATCGAGGACAAAAGCTGGATGACCTCCGTGCCCGGCTGGCCGATCTAGATCGAGAAATCATCCGTCTCAACCGGGATCGATTGCGTCATCAGCTGTTGGCTAACGCCCACCCACCGCAAGGCAACGGTAGCGTCGGCAAACGAATCAAGGTATCGGAACTAACTGACTTAGCGCTGTTAAAGAACGAAGCCAAAAAGCAAAAGGGCTTCATCTCTGTGCGTGACCTAACAGCCCGAGCAGGTACAGCGCTGCGTGAAATCAAGCCATGCTGGATGATGTCGCCGCTGACGGTAGCCAAGTATCTGCCCAAGGCTGAAGGGCTCTTCGACCTAGTGATCATTGATGAAGGCTCACAGATGCGTCCGGAAAATGCCCTCGGCGCCTTGTTGCGGGCCAGGCACTCCATGACCGCCGGGGACACCAAGCAGCTTCCCCCCTCGAATTTCTTTCGCAACGTTGGCCAGGGTGATGATGACGAAGATGAAGATACCGTCCAGGAGGAGTCGATTCTGGACCTTGCTAACTTGACTCTGAATTGTAGACGGCAGTTGCGCTGGCACTATCGCTCACGTCATGAAAATCTGATTGCCTTCTGCAACCGACAAATGTATCAGGATGATTTAGTGGTTTTCCCCACTGCGCGGGCAGATGATCCTCGCCTGGGCGTCAAGCTGGTACCCATCGATAATGCGACCTATCACAAAAGCTGCAACAGCAAGGAAGCTAAGGTGATGGTTGATCATATCCTGCGTCACATGAGTGAGCAGCCCGAGCGCTCGTTGGGGGTCGTTACACTCAACAAGGCCCAGCAGACCCTGCTTGAGGACGAGTATCATGCCATGCTCCAGACCTCGACCGTGGCACAAAATTTCGAGAAGTATTGGGATGAAGCTCGGCATGGCCTGGAGGGCTTTTTCATAAAGAACCTTGAGAATGTCCAGGGCGATGAGCGTGATGTGATCTTCATCGGCACGGTATTCGGTCCAGATCCCGACTCCGGCAAGGTTTATAACCGCTTCGGTCCACTGATTGGCATGGCCGGCAAGCGTCGCCTCAACGTTCTATTTACCCGTGCAAAGGAACAAATCGTAACGTTTACTTCGATGGAGCCCAACGATATTCGGGCCGATCCGGAAACGAGCCCCGGTGCGCACATGCTAAAGCAGTGGCTGGAATACGCCGCTACCGGGCAGCTGGACAGAGGAATCGAGAATGGTGCCGAACCTGACTCGGATTTCGAACGCCATGTGATCAGCGTGATACAAGCAATGGGATTCGAAGCCGTGCCTCAGGTCGGAGTACAAGGCTTCTTCATTGATATCGGGATCCGTCACCCAGACTATCCCTACGGCTTCTTGCTGGGGGTGGAATGCGATGGCGCCTCATACCACTCCTCACGTTCCGCTCGGGATCGCGACCGGCTGCGTCAGGAAATATTAGAGAGCAAGGGGTGGCATCTGCACCGTATCTGGTCGACTGACTGGTTCACCGACGCAATTGGCGAGAAAGAGAAGCTTCAGACTGCCATCGAGGCTCGTCTCGATGAGGCAGTGAGGCAGATGCCGACGAGCGAAGACTTTACACCAGAGCAGGGGGATGATGATAACAGTAGCGTCATTCAATTCGGTCAGACAGAAGAGTCTGAAACCCAACGGCGGCTGTTTACTTAA
- a CDS encoding DUF2441 domain-containing protein produces MAKVVSADLSEFILKCDDESHHELWNHEYWILCPFRTGYVPTDGNVGPLSFGLMLHNAKMSNGLVLAQEDLLDGIAPASMKSGAALKAENLLEEIRQAKYPNLPSRLRCHYLNYDKPTAEARAVDWNWHNRSLERCYIVRSGGTFHHADVALYEKLVTDSENVGLAEKYWQPFHPSKEEDQSRLEVLANSCLYFPDWENFPEVDRSALAFWNQYRGGNRADG; encoded by the coding sequence ATGGCAAAAGTGGTTTCTGCTGACCTTTCAGAGTTCATCCTAAAGTGTGATGACGAAAGCCATCATGAGCTATGGAATCATGAATATTGGATACTCTGCCCTTTTCGAACAGGTTACGTACCAACTGACGGAAATGTTGGCCCTCTTAGTTTCGGGCTCATGCTGCACAATGCAAAAATGTCTAATGGCCTTGTGCTCGCTCAAGAAGATTTGCTAGACGGTATTGCGCCAGCTTCGATGAAATCGGGCGCAGCTTTGAAGGCAGAGAACCTTCTTGAAGAAATACGGCAAGCAAAATATCCAAATCTACCATCACGGCTTCGCTGCCACTATTTAAATTATGACAAACCCACAGCTGAAGCCAGAGCAGTAGACTGGAATTGGCATAACCGCTCACTGGAACGCTGCTATATAGTCCGCAGCGGTGGAACCTTTCATCATGCGGACGTTGCTCTATACGAAAAACTAGTTACAGACTCAGAAAATGTGGGATTAGCAGAGAAGTACTGGCAACCATTTCACCCATCAAAAGAAGAAGACCAATCGAGATTAGAGGTACTTGCAAATAGCTGCCTGTATTTTCCTGACTGGGAAAACTTCCCCGAAGTAGATAGATCCGCTCTTGCATTCTGGAACCAATATCGGGGCGGCAATCGTGCTGACGGCTAA
- the tnpA gene encoding IS66-like element accessory protein TnpA, which yields MSELSVWEAPRKRRRFTAEFKAMIVEACQQPGASVAGIALEHALNANLVHKWIREARRSAPVSDTPAFVPVPMASTATPAAGQHRETERIRLSLPSPKGTVTIEWPVSDAQSCRALLRDLLS from the coding sequence ATGAGTGAGTTAAGCGTATGGGAGGCGCCTCGAAAGCGCCGCCGCTTTACAGCCGAGTTCAAGGCCATGATCGTCGAAGCGTGCCAACAACCCGGTGCCTCAGTGGCCGGCATCGCGTTGGAGCATGCCCTGAACGCCAATCTGGTCCATAAGTGGATCCGTGAGGCTCGGCGGTCGGCGCCGGTAAGTGATACTCCGGCGTTTGTTCCAGTGCCGATGGCAAGCACCGCCACACCCGCGGCGGGCCAGCATCGGGAAACCGAGCGTATTCGCCTTTCACTGCCGAGCCCCAAAGGCACGGTGACCATCGAATGGCCGGTGTCCGATGCGCAGAGCTGTCGGGCGCTGCTTCGGGATCTGCTGTCGTGA
- a CDS encoding DUF4113 domain-containing protein, whose product MKTRLWKDVKMPVGVGIAPSKTLAKLANHAAKKIPKCQGVCVLDEPHKWEWLLRRTPVTGIWGIAKRLGRRLADLQIYSAWDLAIANPKIVRRASNVNLERTIEELNGRACLALEEVPPAKKQIYCTRSFGKKATELQPCLEAVSLYASRAAEKLRAQRHIALAMHVFMHTSPFEPNFHSVSNMARLPYPTDDTREIVALARAEIARLYRPGHAFMKAGIGLVEVADKRFYQHDLLHGGQSERSVKLMETLDTINRSQGKGAVILGAQGISKPWAMRQKYKSPEYTTRWDELPVVR is encoded by the coding sequence ATGAAAACCCGTTTGTGGAAAGACGTGAAGATGCCAGTGGGTGTGGGCATCGCTCCCTCGAAGACCTTGGCCAAGCTGGCAAATCATGCGGCAAAAAAGATACCCAAGTGCCAGGGAGTCTGTGTCCTCGATGAACCTCATAAGTGGGAGTGGCTTCTGCGGCGCACCCCGGTGACCGGTATTTGGGGCATCGCGAAGCGGCTTGGCAGGCGTCTGGCGGATCTCCAAATCTACTCGGCTTGGGATCTGGCGATCGCGAATCCCAAGATCGTGAGGCGGGCAAGCAACGTGAACCTGGAGCGCACCATTGAGGAGCTGAACGGCAGAGCATGCCTCGCCTTGGAGGAAGTGCCACCGGCCAAGAAGCAGATCTACTGCACCCGATCCTTTGGCAAGAAGGCCACGGAGCTTCAGCCGTGTCTGGAAGCGGTATCGCTTTATGCGTCACGAGCTGCCGAGAAGCTGCGGGCACAGCGGCACATTGCCTTGGCCATGCACGTGTTTATGCACACCAGCCCGTTTGAGCCTAATTTTCACTCTGTAAGCAATATGGCGAGGCTGCCATACCCCACGGACGATACACGGGAAATCGTCGCTTTGGCGCGCGCTGAGATCGCCAGGCTCTACCGCCCAGGGCATGCCTTCATGAAAGCGGGTATCGGGCTCGTGGAAGTGGCCGATAAACGGTTCTACCAGCATGACCTGCTCCACGGTGGGCAGTCGGAGCGCTCAGTCAAGCTGATGGAGACTCTGGACACCATCAATCGCAGCCAGGGCAAGGGAGCGGTGATTCTCGGTGCTCAAGGGATATCAAAGCCATGGGCGATGCGCCAAAAGTACAAATCACCCGAATATACGACTCGGTGGGACGAACTGCCCGTAGTGCGTTGA